A stretch of Amycolatopsis balhimycina FH 1894 DNA encodes these proteins:
- a CDS encoding DUF3224 domain-containing protein, with amino-acid sequence MTSTATASFVVGKWEPQATDEAGGTEFARVAIAKTFTGAVEGTSSVELLSASNATSRAYVAFERLEVSVDGRKGGFVLHHSADDTGLTLKILTGSGFGELAGISGTASIEIDADNNHAFTLTYAL; translated from the coding sequence ATGACCAGCACCGCCACCGCGTCGTTCGTCGTCGGCAAGTGGGAACCGCAGGCGACCGACGAGGCCGGAGGCACCGAGTTCGCCCGGGTGGCGATCGCCAAGACGTTCACCGGGGCCGTCGAAGGGACCAGCAGCGTCGAACTGCTCTCGGCGTCCAACGCGACTTCGCGCGCGTACGTCGCCTTCGAACGTCTCGAGGTCTCCGTCGACGGCCGCAAGGGCGGCTTCGTCCTGCACCACTCGGCCGACGACACCGGCCTGACGCTGAAGATCCTCACCGGCTCGGGCTTCGGCGAACTGGCCGGGATCTCCGGCACGGCGAGCATCGAGATCGACGCGGACAACAACCACGCCTTCACCCTGACCTACGCCTTGTGA